One genomic window of Cannabis sativa cultivar Pink pepper isolate KNU-18-1 chromosome 2, ASM2916894v1, whole genome shotgun sequence includes the following:
- the LOC133034342 gene encoding uncharacterized protein LOC133034342: MTSNAAESFNKVTEEFRKYPVTILVDFIRFTIQNWFASRLEKASKCATPLATTFENDLKDQHKDGMFRSVLRNGAQLFNVGTSPQGERGGDVNLVERTCTCGLFQTLKNPCPHACAAAVSQNVSVYTLCSPYYTKETWKKTYDATINIVGEEDEWVLPEHIKNIRIGVPVEKKPVGRPRKSNAGRRPTKRRPSSGQATLCDYCGICN; the protein is encoded by the exons ATGACAAGCAACGCTGCCGAAAGCTTCAACAAGGTGACAGAAGAATTCAGAAAATATCCAGTAACTATTTTGGTTGACTTCATCAGGTTCACAATTCAAAATTGGTTTGCTTCTCGTCTCGAAAAGGCTAGTAAGTGCGCTACTCCTTTGGCTACTACTTTTGAAAATGATTTAAAGGATCAACACAAAGATGGTATGTTCAGGAGTGTCCTTCGTAATGGTGCCCAATTGTTCAACGTTGGTACGAGTCCTCAAGGTGagagaggtggtgatgtgaactTAGTGGAGAGAACATGCACTTGCGGACTTTTCCAAACGCTCAAAAACCCTTGTCCCCATGCATGTGCCGCAGCAGTTAGTCAGAATGTGAGCGTGTACACACTTTGCTCTCCATATTACACTAAAGAAACGTGGAAGAAAACCTACGATGCCACAATTAATATTGTTGGCGAGGAGGATGAGTGGGTACTACCGGAACATATCAAGAACATAAGAATCGGGGTACCAGTGGAGAAAAAACCAGTAGGTCGGCCTAGGAAGAGCAATGCAGGTAGAAGACCGACGAAGCGTCGACCGTCTAGTGGTCAG GCGACATTATGCGATTACTGTGGGATTTGTAACTGA
- the LOC115720254 gene encoding uncharacterized protein LOC115720254 codes for MTSPVLATDSPTKKPKMGSLFGDLFKSLAISGLLIFLFYIILFDNTTHNSLIQKWPIPITNSTNLISSTPDPNNPMIKTNLSHLVFSIVGSMNTWKNKRHYSEAWWRPNVTRGYLFLDKPPKNEFLPWPSSAPPFRVNEKVKAIYERASNPSQVRIVRTILEMVREGDENVRWYVMTDDDTVLALDNLVEVLSKYDHTKYHYIGTSSECIRSNYDFSFEMAFGGAGYALSYPLASLVASKLDGCLNRYPTLRVSDFMLYSCLADLGVALTHNNGFHQIDLHGDISGLLSAHPQTPFLSLHHIDTVDPIFPNKTRLDSIKHLMKAVKVDPSRVLQQTICHHRPTNWSISISWGYSTNIYEATLPRSFLRRPLETFRPWRGQRSSRSPFYMFNTRWPTNNPCETPHVFFFHSTQESNDRIMNTYVRASSPGLAPCGNHSANHIQRIRVFSPAKLPLESNGRDCCDVVYGDGENTTEVRYRACTKEDVTA; via the exons ATGACATCTCCAGTACTAGCGACAGATTCTCCCACAAAAAAACCAAAAATGGGGTCATTATTTGGAGACTTATTCAAATCATTAGCCATATCAGGTCTACTCATCTTCCTCTTCTACATAATTTTGTTCGACAATACTACACACAACTCCCTCATACAGAAATGGCCAATACCAATTACAAACAGCACTAATCTTATTTCAAGTACTCCTGATCCTAATAACCCCATGATAAAAACCAACCTAAGCCACCTCGTTTTCAGCATAGTTGGCTCCATGAACACGTGGAAGAACAAAAGGCACTACTCCGAAGCCTGGTGGAGACCCAACGTGACTCGAGGATATCTTTTTCTAGACAAACCACCCAAAAACGAGTTCCTCCCTTGGCCATCTTCGGCCCCACCATTTCGCGTGAACGAAAAGGTCAAGGCAATATACGAAAGAGCCTCGAACCCTTCTCAGGTTAGGATTGTGCGGACGATTCTTGAGATGGTTAGAGAAGGTGACGAGAATGTTAGATGGTATGTGATGACTGACGACGACACCGTTCTGGCATTGGATAACTTGGTAGAAGTTTTGAGCAAGTATGATCATACTAAGTACCATTATATTGGTACCAGTTCTGAGTGTATCAGGTCCAACTACGATTTCTCGTTCGAGATGGCCTTTGGGGGAGCTGGCTATGCGTTGAGTTATCCTTTGGCTTCCTTAGTGGCTTCCAAGTTGGATGGCTGTCTTAACAGATATCCCACTTTGAGAGTCAGTGATTTCATGCTGTATTCTTGTTTGGCTGATCTTGGTGTTGCCCTCACTCATAACAATGGCTTTCATCAG ATTGATCTACATGGTGACATATCAGGACTACTTTCAGCTCATCCACAGACTCCATTCCTCTCCCTCCACCACATTGACACCGTAGACCCGATCTTCCCCAACAAAACCCGACTCGACTCCATCAAACACCTCATGAAGGCAGTTAAAGTTGACCCCTCTCGTGTTCTCCAACAGACAATATGCCACCACAGGCCCACCAACTGGTCTATCTCCATCTCATGGGGCTACTCCACAAACATCTATGAAGCCACACTCCCTCGCAGTTTTCTGCGCAGACCACTCGAGACTTTTCGCCCATGGCGGGGACAAAGATCAAGTAGGTCACCTTTCTACATGTTCAACACACGGTGGCCGACCAACAATCCCTGTGAAACTCCTCATGTCTTCTTCTTCCACTCCACACAGGAGTCCAATGATCGAATTATGAACACTTATGTAAGAGCATCTTCTCCTGGCTTAGCACCTTGTGGTAACCACTCTGCCAATCACATTCAAAGAATTCGAGTCTTTTCTCCTGCAAAACTGCCACTGGAG AGTAATGGAAGAGACTGTTGCGACGTGGTATATGGAGATGGAGAAAACACTACAGAGGTCAGATACAGAGCATGTACCAAGGAAGATGTCACAGCTTAA
- the LOC133034984 gene encoding protein RETICULATA-RELATED 4, chloroplastic-like, translating to MAIAFCLSPASSSSSLSFSNLNPHRSLLSSSSSSHLHLRFSSATVNSLTYPNSRSLSHFVAASTGGGVGGFNGGGSSGGGGGGGDDHGDDGGESDENAGGKNRAEAFLVLKEAGRSLESLPKDLAAAIEAGRIPGLVVSRYFALEKSGLIRWLMQFAGFRERLLADDLFLAKVAMECGVGMFTKTAAEYERRRENFFNELEVVFADVVMAIIADFMLVFLPAPTVSLRPALALNAGFIAKFFHNCPDNAFQIALSGTSYSVMQRIGAILRNGTKLFAVGTASSLVGTVVTNALINAKKAVNKDAAVEVENVPIVSTSVAYGVYMAVSSNLRYQVLAGVIEQRFLEPLLHQHKLMLSAMCFAVRTGNTFLGSLLWVDYARWIGIQKSH from the exons ATGGCGATCGCCTTTTGCCTCTCTCCAGCTTCCTCTTCTTCATCgttatcattttctaatctcAATCCCCACCGTTCACTTCTCTCATCGTCTTCATCGTCCCATCTTCACCTTCGTTTCTCTTCCGCAACCGTTAACTCCCTTACCTATCCCAACAGCCGCAGTTTGTCTCATTTTGTTGCTGCTTCCACCGGTGGCGGAGTGGGTGGATTCAACGGTGGAGGATCTTCAGGTGGCGGCGGCGGCGGCGGTGATGATCACGGCGACGACGGTGGTGAATCCGACGAAAATGCAGGCGGAAAGAACAGAGCGGAGGCTTTTTTGGTTCTTAAAGAAGCGGGGAGGTCTCTGGAGAGTTTGCCTAAGGACTTGGCGGCGGCTATTGAGGCGGGGCGGATTCCTGGGTTGGTTGTCAGTAGGTACTTTGCGCTTGAGAAGTCGGGATTGATCCGGTGGCTGATGCAGTTCGCTGGATTTAGGGAGAGGCTTTTGGCTGACGATTTGTTCTTGGCTAAGGTTGCTATGGAGTGCGGTGTTGGAATGTTCACTAAG ACTGCTGCTGAGTATGAGCGCCGAAGGGAAAACTTTTTCAATGAGCTTGAAGTTGTTTTTGCAGATGTG GTAATGGCCATAATTGCAGATTTCATGCTTGTTTTTCTTCCTGCCCCCACTGTTTCTCTACGACCTGCGCTTGCACTCAATGCAGGATTCATTGCCAAGTTTTTCCATAACTGCCCTGATAACGCCTTCCag ATTGCTCTCTCTGGAACATCATATTCAGTAATGCAGAGAATTGGTGCCATATTG CGCAATGGTACCAAGCTTTTTGCAGTTGGCACTGCTTCATCACTG gtTGGTACGGTTGTGACAAATGCCTTGATTAATGCAAAGAAGGCAGTAAATAAGGATGCTGCTGTTGAAGTTGAGAATGTGCCTATAGTATCCACCAGTGTTGCCTACGGTGTGTACATGGCAGTTTCTAGCAACCTCAG GTATCAAGTATTGGCCGGTGTTATTGAACAGCGTTTCTTGGAACCCTTACTACACCAACACAAGCTCATGCTAAGTGCAATGTGCTTTGCTGTTAGGACTGGCAATACATTCTTGGGTTCATTATT GTGGGTGGACTACGCTCGTTGGATAGGAATCCAGAAATCCCATTAG